Sequence from the Candidatus Melainabacteria bacterium RIFOXYA2_FULL_32_9 genome:
ACACTATCTGCGCTTGTATAAATAATAGGATACTTTGTTTCAATATGAGCATCACCAAGCTCATTAATTATAGCCGTTCCAGATGCAGGATAATTTCCAAGGATAGCTTTACATCCGGTTTTCTCTATAAATTCTTCGATTAGCTCTGATGAAAATCCATCAGGATAAGTCCTAAAACCTTCTTCAAGTATTAATCCCGCCATTTCCCAATGCCCGGTAGTCGTATCTTTACCTTCTGACACTTCAAGCATTTTACCAAAGCCTGCTAATGGTTTATCTGTAGGATTAACTCCCTCAATTCTATCTATATTACCCAGTCCTAATCTCTCAAAATTAGGCAAATTAAGCCCTTTATTAAATTTAGCAACATTAACCAAGGTATTACAGTCTAATAAATCACCATATTTAGGAGCATCAGGCATAGCTCCCACCCCTAAAGCATCAATAACTACAATGATAGCTCTTTTCATAAACATTCATTCCCACTAACTATATATATTTATTTTAGTTAAATCTTATTCCCATGACCAGCCCTTAATGTTTTAAACTGTATTTCCTGTTATAACCCTAATTTTATTATACTGATACAACAGTGAATCAACATAGCAATGGGCCTTCAGATATCTCAATCCAATAAAGAAAGCTGCATCAAATAAAACTATTAACAAAATAACAAGTGCATTTTCTGAATTAATACTGTCTTTAAACAAAACCACACTCATAATCTGGGTAATTAATAAGAATATAAAAAATAATCCTACCGCAAACAAGAAAATATTTTGACGTTTAACAAAAGCAAGCTTTCTTGAGCGTGCTTTTATTATTGCATTTGACAATCCCGGTTCACTAAGAGCTATTTCCATTCCAAATGCTGAAGTCAGCATATACCATACAGACATTACCAGAGAAACAACGAATCCAAATAGCAACGTAATACCGACAAAAGTAACAAGAAAAACAGTAATTCCTAAGCTAATTCCTGCAATAACAAGCAAAAAGTTAAACAAAAAGGTACTTAACAAGAATAAAACTAAGCTAATTACACTAAGCACCAATGGAGACTTAAAAACTAAAAATAATCGGCTAAAATTCCAGCTCAATGCTCTAAAAGCTATATCTCCTAACCTATATTCCTGATGATAAAGACTACCGGCAGCTGATTTAAATGAATTATACGTCAATATTGCTGATACAACCGTGTACAAAACAAATGTAAGATAAAGCAATGCAATTAATGACAAGAATTTTAAGATTAATACGGATTGAAAATTATACTCAGCTTGTACATTTTCCTCAAACAAAATCTGTCTTATCCACGTAAAAAATGGTGCTACTATATCCGACATACTAGTCAAAGTAAATAACACCAAAGCTATCAAAACTATCAACAATAAAAATGCTAGTTCCCAGGAAGGTATTAGTGAAGTTAAAATTGTTTTTTTTCTCATTTTTACCTGATCTTTGATTTTAATGAAGATCAGGTTCAGAATCCAATTTCAAATCCAATGTTTCAATTAAGTTATTAACCTGATCTTTGTTATTTGAGTTTTTAAGTTCATCAAAACTCTCATTTAACATTTTACTAATACCAATTTGTAATTCTAATAGCTCGAGAAGCTCATCTTTTGTAATGAATTTCATCTGCAATAAAATCTGCCCAACTGGAATTTTTAATAGCCCTTGTTCTTTGAGAGCCTTCTCCAACTGGTGAATAGTTATTTTTTTATGCTGTACAAGAATCTCACCTATTCTTGGGTGTCTAAGCAATTTATCCCAATTTTCAAGGCTTAAATTAATATTTTCCATATTTATTTTTCCGAATTATTTGTAACCTTATTAAGATTCGACTTTTGAATCTTCTTTTTCATCCTTATCTGGAGCTTTTGCTGAGTCATCTGTTTGCTTTGCAACTCCAGAAAGTCTTTCAAAGGTAACTTTCTTATTATCAAGACCTAACTTAATAATATCACCCTCTTTGTATATTCCTGTAAGGATTTCTTCTGCAATAGGATCTTCAATTCTTCTTTGGATAACTCTTCTAAGAGGTCTCGCACCATAAGTCTGACTATAACCTTCATCAGAGAGAAAATCTTTAACCTCATTCGGAATTTCAAGCAACAACTCTTGACCACGTATTCTCTTAATTAGATCAGTAAGCATTATATCGACAATTTGCCTAATTTCTTCTCTTGTTAGATGTGAGAATACAATAATATCATCGAGTCTATTTAAGAATTCAGGACGGAAGGCTTTTTTCATTTCTTCCAATACTGTATCTTTGACTCTTTCATATCTGTCTTTTTCTTCATCATCAGCTACTGCAAAACCCAATTTCGATGTATTTTCCAATGATCTGGCGCCAACGTTACTGGTCATAATTATAATACTATTCTTAAAGTTGGTTACTCTACCTCTAGAATCAGATAATCTGCCATCATCAAGGATTTGTAATAATAAATTAAATACATCAGGATGAGCTTTTTCAATTTCATCGAATAAAACTACAGAATAAGGCCTCTTTCTAATAGCTTCGGTTAATTGACCACCTTCATTGTATCCAACATATCCTGGAGGAGAACCGATAAGCTTACTAGTTGTATGTCTTTCCATAAACTCAGACATATCAATCCTGATCATATTATCTTCAGAGCCAAACATAGATTCAGCAAGTGCTTTAGCTAACTCAGTTTTACCCACACCTGTAGGTCCACTAAATATAAAGCTACCAATTGGCCTACTAGGACTCTTAAGCCCTACTCTTGCCCTTCTTATAGCCTTAGATATAGCTACTACAGCAGAATGCTGACCAATAACTCTTTGATGCAAAGTATCTTCAAGCTTAAGCAGCCTGTCACTTTCACCTTCGGTGAGCTTAGTAACAGGAACACCAGTCCAAGTGCTAACAATGTAGGCAATCTCTTCTTCTGTTACAACTGCTTTATTAGCTTCTTGTTCAGCCTTCCATTTTTGAGAGATTTCTCTGATTTTCTCTTTTAAATCAGCCTCAATATCTCTAAGTTGGCTAGCTTTTTCAAATTCCTGATTTCTAATAGCCTGTTCTTTATCTTTAATTACCTGCTTAAATTCTTTTTCAATTTCTTTTCCTTCAGGAGGAAGCGAACTTGCCTGGAGTCTAACTCTTGAACTTGCTTCATCTATTAAATCAATTGCTTTATCAGGCAAGAATCTATCTGTTATATATCTATCTGACAATCTAGCAGCAGTCTCAATCGCAGCATCAGAGATTATAAGCTTATGGTGTTCTTCATATCTATGTCTCAGACCACGAATAATCTCGATTGTTTCTTCAACTGACGGTTGATCAACAAATACAGGCTGAAATCTTCTTTCAAGTGCAGCATCTCTTTCAACGTGCTTACGGTATTCATCAAGAGTTGTAGCACCTATCACCTGTAACTCTCCTCTTGAAAGTACAGGTTTAAGAAT
This genomic interval carries:
- a CDS encoding ATP-dependent Clp protease ATP-binding subunit ClpC, which translates into the protein MFERFTEKAIKVIMLAQEEARRLGHNFVGTEQILLGLIGEGTGIAAKTLKAMGVNLKDARVEVEKIIGRGSGFVAVEIPFTPRAKRVLELSWDEARQLGHNYIGTEHLLLGLIREGEGVAARVLENLGVDLNKVRSNVIRMLGETRTGASTTTSQSGRSKTPTLDEFGTNLTQAAQEQRLDPVVGREKEIERVVQILGRRTKNNPVLIGEPGVGKTAIAEGLANRIVSGDIPEILEDKRLVQLDMGLLVAGTKYRGEFEERLKKIMDEIRSAGNVILIIDELHTLIGAGAAEGAIDAANILKPVLSRGELQVIGATTLDEYRKHVERDAALERRFQPVFVDQPSVEETIEIIRGLRHRYEEHHKLIISDAAIETAARLSDRYITDRFLPDKAIDLIDEASSRVRLQASSLPPEGKEIEKEFKQVIKDKEQAIRNQEFEKASQLRDIEADLKEKIREISQKWKAEQEANKAVVTEEEIAYIVSTWTGVPVTKLTEGESDRLLKLEDTLHQRVIGQHSAVVAISKAIRRARVGLKSPSRPIGSFIFSGPTGVGKTELAKALAESMFGSEDNMIRIDMSEFMERHTTSKLIGSPPGYVGYNEGGQLTEAIRKRPYSVVLFDEIEKAHPDVFNLLLQILDDGRLSDSRGRVTNFKNSIIIMTSNVGARSLENTSKLGFAVADDEEKDRYERVKDTVLEEMKKAFRPEFLNRLDDIIVFSHLTREEIRQIVDIMLTDLIKRIRGQELLLEIPNEVKDFLSDEGYSQTYGARPLRRVIQRRIEDPIAEEILTGIYKEGDIIKLGLDNKKVTFERLSGVAKQTDDSAKAPDKDEKEDSKVES